DNA sequence from the Actinacidiphila yeochonensis CN732 genome:
CCGCCTGGGCCAGCTTCTCCACCAGCCGTCGGTACTTCGGCAGCATTCCGGCGTGGTGCACGCCGATGCCGTGCCGCACGTAGCGCGACAGGTTGCGGCCGAAGGCGGTGGTGAACCGGAAGTTGCCGATGAGCTCGGCGATGGCGTCCTTCTCCGCGCGGGTGCACATGTTGATGCTCATCAGCGCCTGTGCCCGTTCCACCGCGGCCGCCTGCGTGAAGTGCACGATGTACACCGGGGACTGCCGGGTCTCCAGCAGTTCGGTCAGCGTCTCGGTGAGCGGCGTCGTACGGTACTCGTAGCTCAGCGGTACGGGCCGGGTGGCGGAGCGCACCACCGCGGTGGGCCGCCCGGTGCGCCGCGTCAGGTCCGCCTCGAAGCGCGACATGTCGCCGAGCGTCGCCGACATCAGCAGGAACTGCGCCTGCGGCAGCTCCAGCAGCGGGATCTGCCAGGCCCAGCCGCGATCCGCCTCCGCGTAGAAGTGGAACTCGTCCATCACGACCTGGCCGACGTCGGCGTCCCTGCCGTCGCGCAGCGCGATCGAGGCGAGCACCTCGGCGGTGCAGCAGATGACCGGCGCGTCGGGGTTCACGGAGGCGTCCCCCGTGAGCATGCCGACGTTCTCGGTCCCGAAGAGCTTGCACAGGTCGAAGAACTTCTCCGAGACCAGGGCCTTGATCGGCGCGGTGTAGAAGGTGACCTCGTCCCGGGCCAGCGCGGCGAAGTGGGCGCCGGCGGCCACCAGGCTCTTCCCCGAGCCGGTAGGGGTGGAGAGGATCACGTTCGCGCCGGAGACGACCTCGATCAGCGCCTCCTCCTGGGCCGGGTAGAGCGAGATGCCCTGGCTCTCGGCCCAGCCCGAGAAGGCTTCGAAGAGGGCGTCGGGGTCGGCGTCGGAAGGCAGCTGATCGATAAGGGTCACCCCTCCATCTTGCCCGTAGCGGCGCTCCGGCGCGGAACCGGCGGAGGAGGCGGTGATCATGCCCGGTAGGGTGTGGCCGCGACACACAGCGTCGACATCACGTCAACTCCGCCGTCAGGCGGCCGAATCGGGGGTACCGCACCGCCATGATGGGACCAGCGCACTCATTGTCGGGCGCGACGGCGTGGATGGCCGTCGGGGCTGTGGCCGCCGGGCTCGGCGACCCGATGCCCTGGCCCACCCTCGTGGTCGGGGCCCTCATCTGTGCGGGGGCGGCGCTCGCCCCCGACCTGGACCACCCGGCGGCCACGATCTCCCGGGCCTTCGGACCGCTGTCCCGGTTCGCCTGCAAGGTCATCGACGACCTCTCCCACGCCGCTTACCGGACCACCCGGAAGAAGGGTGATCCCGCCGGTCGGTCCGGTGGCCACCGCACCCTCACCCACACCTGGGCCTGGGCGGCGCTGATCGGGGTCGGCAGCTCGGCCCTGGCGGTCTACGGCGGACGGTGGGCGGTGCTGGCCATCCTCTTCGTGCACATGGTGCTCGCGGTGGAGGGCCTGCTGTGGCGGCAGGCGAGGGTCTCCAGCGACGTCCTCGTCTGGCTGCTGGGAGCCACCAGCGCCTGGCTGCTCGCCGGCGTGCTGGACGACCCGGGCAACGGCAAGGCGTGGCTGTTCCACGACGCCGGTATGCACTACGCCTGGATCGGCATGCCGATCGTGCTCGGCGCTCTGATGCACTGCCTGGGTGACGCGATCACCGTCTCCGGGTGCCCGATCCTGTGGCCCATACCGGTCGGCCGCAAGCGCTGGTATCCGGTGGGGCCGCCGAAGTTCATGCGCTTCCGGGCCGGCAGCTGGGTGGAGGTCAAGGTGCTCACCCCGGTGTTCTTCGTGGTCGGCGGTGCGAGCGCGCTGGGTGCGCTGGGCCTGTTCAGTTAGTGCCGCGACCGGCCTTTCCGGCCGGTCCGCGACAGGTCCCTCCTGCCCGGGGTCCGCTGGGCCTGTTCCCGGATGCCGCCGGTTTGGTCTGCCCGGCGGTCGTGCGGGCCCGGGAAGGCCCCCGCCACCCGGAGCGCTTCCCGCGCGGCTCCGGCCCGATGCCACCGCCTGCTCGCGGAGTACGGCCGGCCGGGCACACGGCTGCTCCTGTCCGGCGCCCATCCGAGACCCGGGGCGCTCGTCCGCGTGTGCGGACGAATCGAACGCCGCGTTGCCGGATTGGCCCTGCCGCGGCCCGAGACGGCACACTGTCTGGTCTCCGAGAGCGGGCCGTGGCCACAGACCGTGTCCGGCCCGGTACATGTTCCTGTCGCAGAGGGGTTTCCATGAAGGGCTTTCGCGCATTCCTGCTGCGCGGCAACGTCGTCGACCTCGCCGTCGGTATCGTCGTCGGCGCGGCCTTCACCGCCCTGGTGAACGGCTTTGTCAAGGCGTTCCTGACCCCCATCGTGGGCATGATCAGCGGCGCCACCGGCAACTTCAGCGACAAGGCGTTCCACGCGTCGGGGGTGACCTTCCCCTACGGGGTGTTCATCGACGCGACCATCAGTTTCGTCATCGTTGCCGCAGTCATCTACTTCCTGGTCGTCCTGCCGATGAACCGCATGCAGGAGCGGTTCTTCCCCAAGGCATCCACGGCGCCGATGCGCGAGTGCCCCGAGTGCCTGACCGCGATCCCGGCCGCCGCCAGGCGGTGCAGCGCCTGCACCGCGGTGATCACACCCACCGTCGCCGTCGTGGCCCAGGGCGGCCCCGGCGGGCCCGAGCTCACGAAGTCCCGCGAGGGCTGAGCCGCCCCCGGGTCGGGCCAGGACGGGCGACCCGGCAGGAAAGGCCAGGGAAGAATCAGGGAAGAACGCAGGAAAGAACCAGGGAAGGGTTCAGGCCCCGGAAGGGGTGCAGGCCCCGTGCAGCGCGTCCAGCAGCTCCGAGAGCTGGGCGCGCTGTTCCGTGTCGAGAGGGGCGAGCAGATCGGCCGCGGCCTCGCGCCGGGCGGTCCGTAGCGCCGACAGCGCCGCCCGCCCCTCCTCGCACAGCTCCACGCGCACCACGCGCCGGTTGTCCGGGTCCGGCACCCGCCGGGCCAGGCCCCGTTCCTCCAAGCCGTCGACCAGGGTGGTCACCGCGCGGGGCACCACTTCCAGCCGTTGCGCCAGGTCGGCCATCCGGGGCGGCTCCTCGCAGTGGCTGATCGTCCGCAGCAGCCGGGCCTGCGCGGGGGTGATGCCGAGCGGCTCCATCAGCCGCCGCTGGGCGCGGCCCAGCCTCCTGCTCACCCCGAGCAGCTGGTCGGCGAGGCGTGCGGTGATCGCGCCGGCCTCGTCGGGGGCCGCGGTGAGCGCGGCGGCGGTACGGGCGTCCATGGCATAAAGCCTATCAGGATGATGTTCATTGTGAGCATAGGTAACAATGACCTACACTCGCTTTGCGACCCTCCGTACCCTGCCCGCCCCGCACCCTGCCCACCCCCATCCCCGAGGAGCCCATTGCGCCCCGAGAACGAACTCGTCAACCGCTGGACACCGCCCAAGCGGACGGACGGCGAGCGCGCCGACGTGCGCCGCATCACGCGTCTCTTCCGCCCCTACCGCGGCCGTCTCGTCGTGGTCGGCGTGCTGGTCGGCCTGTCCTCCCTGGTCTCCGTCGCCTCGCCGTTCCTGCTGCGGGCGATCCTCGACACCGCGATCCCGCAGGGCCGCACCGGGCTGCTCGCACTGCTCGCGCTCGGCATGATCGCCACCGCCGTCGCCAACGGCGTCTTCGGCGTTCTGCAGACCCTGATCTCGACCACCGTCGGCCAGCGCGTCATGCACGACCTGCGCACAGCCGTCTACGAGCGGCTCCAGCGCATGTCGCTGGCCTTCTTCACCCGCACCCGCACCGGCGAGGTCCAGTCCCGCATCGCCAACGACATCGGCGGCATGCAGGCGACCGTCACCTCCACCGCCACCTCGCTGGTCTCCAACCTCACCGCGGTCATCGCCGCCGTCGTCGCCATGGCGGCACTGGACTGGCGGCTGACGATCGTCTCCCTGGTGCTCCTGCCCGTCTTCGTCTGGGTCGCCCGCAAGGTCGGCCGGGAACGGAAGAAGATCACCACCGAGCGGCAGCGGCAGATGGCCTCGATGTCCGCCATCGTCACCGAGTCCCTGTCGGTCAGCGGCATCCTGCTCGGCCGCACCATGGGCCGCTCCGACTCCCTCACCCGCGACTTCGCGACGGAGTCCGAGAACCTGGTGGAGCTGGAGGTCCGCTCCAACATGCAGGGCCGCTGGCGGATGGCCGTCATCGGCATCGTCATGTCGGCGATGCCCGCGCTGCTGTACTGGGCCGCGGGCCTGACGGGCGGCCACGGCGGCCACGGCGGATCGTCGATCTCCATCGGCACCCTGGTGGCGTTCGTCTCCCTCCAGCAGGGCATGTTCCGCCCCACCGTCTCTCTGCTGGCCACCGGCGTGCAGGTGCAGACCTCGCTCGCGCTCTTCCAGCGGATCTTCGAGTACCTCGACCTGCCCGTGGACATCACCGAGCGCCCCGACCCGGTGCGTATCGAGAAGGTGCGCGGCGCCATCGGCTTCGAGGGCGTCGACTTCTCCTACGACCCCGACGCCGAGCCCACACTGCGCGGCATCGACCTCACGCTGCCCGCGGGCGGGAGCCTCGCCGTGGTCGGCGCCACCGGCTCGGGCAAGAGCACGCTCAGCTACCTGGTGCCCCGCCTGTACGACGTGACCGGCGGACGCGTCACCCTCGACGGCGTCGACGTGCGCGACCTCAGCTTCGGCACCCTCGCCGAGTCCGTCGGCGTGGTCTCGCAGGAGACGTACCTCTTCCACGCCTCGGTGGCGGAGAACCTGCGCTTCGCCAAGCCGGACGCCACCGACGAGGAGATCCGGGCAGCCGCACGAGCCGCCCAGATCCACGACCACATCGCGAGCCTGCCCGACGGCTACGACACCCTCGTCGGCGAGCGCGGCTACCGCTTCTCCGGCGGCGAGAAGCAGCGGCTGGCCATCGCCCGCACCATCCTGCGCGACCCGCCGGTCCTCATCCTCGACGAGGCCACCAGCGCGCTGGACACCCGCACGGAGGCCGCCGTCCAGGACGCCATCGACACGCTCTCGGCCGGCCGGACCACCATCACCATCGCGCACCGCCTGTCCACGATCCGCGACGCCGACCAGATCGTCGTCCTCGACGACGGCCGCGTCGTCGAACGCGGCACCCACGAGGAACTCCTCGCGCGGGACGGGCGCTACGCCGCGCTCATCCGCCGCGACACGGACCTGGCCGACTCCGCCGTTCCCGACGGCTCCACCACGGCCCCGCTGAGCCCGGCCGGCTGACCCGCCAAGCCCCGCCGTCCCGCGCTGGGCGGCCCTACCCTTCGGCGGACCCGGACCCGGACCCGGACCCGGACCCGGACCCGGACCCGGACCCGGACCCGGACCCGGACCCGGAGCCTGACGCCGACGCCGACCGGGCGGGCCCTGCGGCACCGTCCGTCACGATGACGACATCGAGGGTGCGGGGGCCGTGTACGCCCTCGACGCGGTCGAGCTCGATGTCGCTGGTCGCCGAGGGCCCGGAGATCCAGGTCTGGGGCCTGGCCGGGTCGAGCCGGGGCACCGCCTGCGGCACCGACCCGAGGACCTGCTCGGGGGCGCGGATGACGCACACGTGATGGTCCGGCACGAGGGTCAGGACGCGGCGGCCCTGCCCCGGGCCGGAGTCGAGGACGATGGTCCCGGTCTCGGCGATCGCGAGGACGCAGCCCGTCACGACGCTGTCGACGGCGTCCAGGTCGACCGGCGTCAGCTGCCCGTCGTCGGGCACCTGCTCGGCGCCGGCCTCGCTCAGCCAGTGCGCGGGCAGCCCGGGCGGCACCACGACCGTGCGTGAGCCGTGCGCCGCCAGAAGTCCGGCGATGGTGCCCGGCAGGCCGTCCTCGGTGGTGCGGTGGACGTGTGCCCGGTAGTCGGCCAGGTGTTCGGCGAGGAGGGCCGTCCGGGCCTCGGGGTCGGCCGCGGTGTGCGAGTCGGCGTAGCGGCGCCGTTCCTCCGGGAACGGTACGGGCGGGCCCGCGGGGGTGTCGCCGAGGGCGCCGCGGATACGGGCGAGGACGGTGTCGCGCGCGTTCATGCCTGGTCCTGGGGGGTGTCGGGGTTCCGGGGCGCGGCGGAGGACGGGACGTCGGGGACGGGCCCGGCGGTACCGTCGGCGGCACCACCGGGTCGGTGGTGCTTCTTCCACCACTGGTGGAAGGTCTCCGCGGGGACCTCCGGCAGGGCGCGGGTGGCCGTCCAGTTCCTGGCGGGGCGGGGAACGGGAGCTGCCGCGGCGTCAGGGCGCGGCCCGCCGTGGCGGCGCGGGTCGCGGCCCGGTAGGCCACCGGGTGGTCGAGCAGCCAGGTGGCGGCCCCCATGGCGGCGCGTTCCGCCGCGTGCCCGCCGCTCTCCCGCGAGCTGCGCTCCCGCAGCTCCACGAGGACCTCGGGGATGTCGATGGCGACGGGGCAGACGTCGTAGCAGGCGCCGCAGAGGCTGGACGCGTAGGGGAGGGAGGCCTCCAACGGTCCCTGCACGCCGTGGAGCTGCGGGGTGAGGATGGCGCCGATGGGGCCGGGGTACGGCGTGCCGTAGGCGTGGCCGCCGGCCCGTTCGTAGACGGGGCACACGTTCAGGCAGGCCGAGCAGCGGATGCAGCGCAGCGCCTGCCGGCCGACCTCGTCGGCCAGGGTGTCGGTGCGGCCGTTGTCGAGCAGCACGAGGTGGAAGTCCCGAGGGCCGTCGGCGTCGGCGGTGCCCGTGAACGTGCTGGTGTACGGGTTCATGCGCTCGGCCGTGGAGGAGCGCGGCAGCAGCTGGAGGAAGACCTCGAGATCGCGCCAGGTGGGGACGACCTTCTCGATGCCGACGACCGAGATGAGGGTCTCGGGGAGCGTCAGGCACATGCGGCCGTTGCCCTCGGACTCCACGACGACCACCGTGCCGGTCTCGGCGACGAGGAAGTTGGCGCCGGAGACGCCCACCTTGGCCCGCAGGAACTTCTCCCGCAGGTGCAGGCGCGCCGCCTCGGCCAGTTCGGCGGGCGTGTTCGTCAGCCCCTCGGGTGCCGGGCGCCCCCACGACGCCATCCGGTCCCGGAAGATGTCCCGGATCTGGTCGCGGTTGCGGTGGATGGCGGGCACCAGGATGTGGGAGGGCTCGTCCTCGCCGAGCTGCACGATGAGTTCGGCCAGGTCGGTCTCGTACGCGGTGACGCCGTGCTCGGCCAGTGCCTCGTTGAGGCGGATCTCCTGCGTGGCCATCGACTTGACCTTGACGACCTCGGTCTCGCCGGTGGCCTTGACCAGGCCCGCCACGATCGCGTTCGCCTCGGCGGCGTCCCGGGCCCAGTGGACCGTCCCGCCGGCCGCGGTGACCGCCTCCTCGGCCTGGAGGAGGTAGTGGTCGAGGTGGGCGAGGGTGTGGTCCTTGAGCGCCTTGCCCGCCTGGCGCAGTTCCTCCCAGTCGTCGAGTTCGGCGACGGCGCTGGCCCGCTTCGCCCGGATGGTGCGGGTGGCGTGCTGGAGGTTGGCGCGTGTCTGGGTGTCGCGGACGGCCCGCGCCGCGGCCTGGGGAAACGTCGGCATCCCGACGAAGGTGCCGGCGGCGCCGGACGTCGCCGGCCGGGCGGCCTCCTGGCGGCGGCGCCCTCCCGGCCGGCCGCGCCCCGGACCGTCAGCGGCTCCGGCTCCGGAAACCGTGCCGCGGTCGGGCGCCCCGGGCGGGGGCGATCCGGCGCCGGGCTGCGGGGTGCGGTCGTCGGGGGTCATCGGGAGCCTCCTGCGGACGGGGCGGCCTTCGGCGCCGGCGCCGTCGCGGCGGTGAGCGGGTGGGGCCGGTCGCGGGTCGCGGCGAGGATGTCGGCGAGGTGGAGGGGCTGGAGCGGGTCGTTGTTGTGGCGGATGAGGCCGCCCAGGTGCATCAGGCACGAGTTGTCCGCCCCGCACAGGACCTGCGCCCCGGTGTCCCGGGCGTGGCCGATCTTGTCGCGGCCCATGGCCGTGGAGACGTCGGGGTTCTTGACGGCGAAGGTGCCGCCGAAGCCGCAGCACTCGTCGGCGTGGCCGAGTTCGCGCAGGTCGATCCCCTCGACCGCGCCCAGCAGCCGCAGCGGGCGGTCGCCGAGCCGGAGGGTGCGCAGCCCGTGGCAGGAGGGGTGGTAGGTGACGGTGTGCGGGAAGTAGGCCCCGACGTCGGTGGTGCCCAGGACGTCGGTGAGGAACTCGGTGAACTCGTAGGTGCGCCGGGCGGTTTCGGCGGCGTGGTCGAGCGCCGGGTCGGCCCGGTCCTCGTCGCGGGCACGCTCGGCCAGGCGCGGGTAGTGGTGGCGGGCCATGGCCGCACAGGAGCCCGACGGGGTGACGATGTAGTCGTAGGAGTCGAAGACGCGGCCGAAGCGGCGCGCCAGCGGCTCGGTCTCGTGCCGGTAGCCGGTGTTGTACTGGGGCTGGCCGCAACAGGTCTGCCCCGCGGGGTACTCGACCTCGACACCCAGGCGCTCCAGCACCGTCACCACCGCTCGGCCCGTGTCCGGATAGAGCACATCGTTCACGCACGTCACGAAGAGGGCCACCTTCATGAGTCCTCCGTGGGGGACGTGGGCAGCGCGCCGGGAAGTCGATCAACCATGGCGCTTATAGTGCCGCACCGGGCGCACGCTTGGGAAGCATACATCCGATGTTTCCGCCGTTCTGGGAACGCTGGCGTGCCACAGCCGGCCCAGCTGCGGCTCCGGAGCCGACCCGAAGCCTCCCGGACCGCCCGCCTGAGCTCCTGCGTGGCCCTGCCGGACGCGTCGTCAGCCCGTGGCGGCCGGCACGGGATCGGCGGCCGCGACCGGATCGGCGGCCGGCGCGGGATCGGCGTCCCACGCGCGATCAGCGTCCGGCGCCAGGGTGCGCCGCCCGCCGTCCGCCCTGGCCGATCCGCGCAGGAGCGCCAGGATCTCGCGTACGGCCGCACGTCCGGCGCGGTTGGCGCCGACCGTGCTCGCCGACGGGCCGTAGCCGACGAGGTGGACCCGAGGGTCGCGCACCACGCGGGTGCCGTCCAGGCGCACCCCGCCGCCGGGTTCGCGCAGCCGCAGGGGGGCGAGGTGGTCGAGGGCGGCGCGGAACCCGGTGGCCCACAGGATGGCGTCGGCGGCGACCTCACGGCCGTCGGAC
Encoded proteins:
- a CDS encoding (Fe-S)-binding protein, giving the protein MKVALFVTCVNDVLYPDTGRAVVTVLERLGVEVEYPAGQTCCGQPQYNTGYRHETEPLARRFGRVFDSYDYIVTPSGSCAAMARHHYPRLAERARDEDRADPALDHAAETARRTYEFTEFLTDVLGTTDVGAYFPHTVTYHPSCHGLRTLRLGDRPLRLLGAVEGIDLRELGHADECCGFGGTFAVKNPDVSTAMGRDKIGHARDTGAQVLCGADNSCLMHLGGLIRHNNDPLQPLHLADILAATRDRPHPLTAATAPAPKAAPSAGGSR
- a CDS encoding metal-dependent hydrolase; the protein is MMGPAHSLSGATAWMAVGAVAAGLGDPMPWPTLVVGALICAGAALAPDLDHPAATISRAFGPLSRFACKVIDDLSHAAYRTTRKKGDPAGRSGGHRTLTHTWAWAALIGVGSSALAVYGGRWAVLAILFVHMVLAVEGLLWRQARVSSDVLVWLLGATSAWLLAGVLDDPGNGKAWLFHDAGMHYAWIGMPIVLGALMHCLGDAITVSGCPILWPIPVGRKRWYPVGPPKFMRFRAGSWVEVKVLTPVFFVVGGASALGALGLFS
- a CDS encoding MarR family winged helix-turn-helix transcriptional regulator: MDARTAAALTAAPDEAGAITARLADQLLGVSRRLGRAQRRLMEPLGITPAQARLLRTISHCEEPPRMADLAQRLEVVPRAVTTLVDGLEERGLARRVPDPDNRRVVRVELCEEGRAALSALRTARREAAADLLAPLDTEQRAQLSELLDALHGACTPSGA
- the mscL gene encoding large conductance mechanosensitive channel protein MscL, whose protein sequence is MKGFRAFLLRGNVVDLAVGIVVGAAFTALVNGFVKAFLTPIVGMISGATGNFSDKAFHASGVTFPYGVFIDATISFVIVAAVIYFLVVLPMNRMQERFFPKASTAPMRECPECLTAIPAAARRCSACTAVITPTVAVVAQGGPGGPELTKSREG
- a CDS encoding ABC transporter ATP-binding protein, which translates into the protein MRPENELVNRWTPPKRTDGERADVRRITRLFRPYRGRLVVVGVLVGLSSLVSVASPFLLRAILDTAIPQGRTGLLALLALGMIATAVANGVFGVLQTLISTTVGQRVMHDLRTAVYERLQRMSLAFFTRTRTGEVQSRIANDIGGMQATVTSTATSLVSNLTAVIAAVVAMAALDWRLTIVSLVLLPVFVWVARKVGRERKKITTERQRQMASMSAIVTESLSVSGILLGRTMGRSDSLTRDFATESENLVELEVRSNMQGRWRMAVIGIVMSAMPALLYWAAGLTGGHGGHGGSSISIGTLVAFVSLQQGMFRPTVSLLATGVQVQTSLALFQRIFEYLDLPVDITERPDPVRIEKVRGAIGFEGVDFSYDPDAEPTLRGIDLTLPAGGSLAVVGATGSGKSTLSYLVPRLYDVTGGRVTLDGVDVRDLSFGTLAESVGVVSQETYLFHASVAENLRFAKPDATDEEIRAAARAAQIHDHIASLPDGYDTLVGERGYRFSGGEKQRLAIARTILRDPPVLILDEATSALDTRTEAAVQDAIDTLSAGRTTITIAHRLSTIRDADQIVVLDDGRVVERGTHEELLARDGRYAALIRRDTDLADSAVPDGSTTAPLSPAG
- a CDS encoding LutC/YkgG family protein; the encoded protein is MNARDTVLARIRGALGDTPAGPPVPFPEERRRYADSHTAADPEARTALLAEHLADYRAHVHRTTEDGLPGTIAGLLAAHGSRTVVVPPGLPAHWLSEAGAEQVPDDGQLTPVDLDAVDSVVTGCVLAIAETGTIVLDSGPGQGRRVLTLVPDHHVCVIRAPEQVLGSVPQAVPRLDPARPQTWISGPSATSDIELDRVEGVHGPRTLDVVIVTDGAAGPARSASASGSGSGSGSGSGSGSGSGSGSGSGSAEG